A region of Allocoleopsis franciscana PCC 7113 DNA encodes the following proteins:
- a CDS encoding J domain-containing protein has product MIKHHLIKTDFGCRCTICHWKWRSIPTSSCPGVRRFARWNDIPTYLKTIDQLSRVGLKPRDKGDPTACLQPREGKPPHCWLYDQRQAVSLHKRIPVFGELTQQQRRIAAEARRLWEKGEIYTQLHRGVVIEAIPQVLEKFIRFKARAKIRDIPGKFRAADIEANVNLPTHLEAIEHAKQFINRILDSGIPNNIPARNNLHAYLEEWGGCFIRLDESGSGFYLRVTCEPEEQKQEEIPPLNFIPIDGEWWEVLGVKPEATPAEVKKAYRRLAGMFHPDINKSEEAHERTVALNRAYETYRELLRTVASQR; this is encoded by the coding sequence TTGATCAAGCATCACCTCATTAAAACTGATTTCGGGTGTCGCTGTACAATCTGCCACTGGAAATGGCGAAGTATTCCGACGAGTTCGTGTCCAGGAGTCCGCCGCTTCGCCCGGTGGAATGATATACCCACCTATCTCAAAACGATAGACCAATTGAGTAGGGTGGGGCTAAAACCCAGAGACAAAGGCGATCCCACTGCGTGCCTGCAACCGAGAGAAGGCAAGCCTCCTCACTGTTGGCTTTACGATCAACGCCAAGCGGTTTCTTTGCACAAGCGAATTCCGGTTTTTGGAGAATTGACTCAGCAACAAAGAAGGATTGCGGCTGAGGCAAGGCGACTATGGGAAAAGGGAGAAATTTATACCCAACTTCACCGAGGTGTAGTTATTGAAGCGATTCCCCAAGTTTTGGAAAAATTTATCCGCTTCAAAGCTAGGGCGAAGATTCGGGATATTCCTGGTAAGTTTCGTGCCGCCGACATTGAAGCCAATGTCAACTTACCAACCCATCTTGAAGCCATCGAACATGCTAAGCAATTTATTAATCGAATTCTAGATTCTGGCATTCCCAATAATATCCCCGCCCGCAACAATCTTCATGCCTATCTTGAGGAATGGGGGGGGTGTTTTATCCGACTCGATGAATCAGGTTCCGGCTTTTATCTGCGAGTTACTTGTGAACCCGAAGAACAGAAACAAGAAGAAATCCCACCACTTAACTTCATTCCAATTGATGGAGAATGGTGGGAAGTTTTAGGGGTTAAACCAGAGGCAACTCCGGCAGAAGTCAAAAAAGCTTATCGGCGCTTGGCAGGAATGTTTCACCCCGATATCAATAAGAGTGAAGAAGCGCACGAAAGAACTGTCGCGCTTAATCGCGCTTATGAGACGTATCGGGAATTATTAAGAACTGTCGCTTCACAAAGATAG
- a CDS encoding pentapeptide repeat-containing protein has product MALKFCDTPSTRPNPVIAFDTERISGLSTLRLAMQQPPSTTPLSQTHNRYPDTLYLELAATPVLSDGTDIEQIDLYLSIDFHQQWQPINTGRVKFGFKGGELKIHLKNGKMPSELRQLSGWVQLSADETPQSSIECQVFSQGEAESPVWKWQGKTGMSVLQGSLPQTKLGTVQVMGQPWGIESVFTVSPGDVYLTSVEGLWSHTISPNQLAVLERKLVLFLLESKLQPYLSRVVWHCDQHPGQSKSEPPNIEEQTVGIDTGETEECPELADVIQRVITAETDNFLELAKIAGLNPLVDFSGAKLLGVNLTGVDLSGANLRGVYLRGADLSDTDLSGADLQGATFGGADLSGAYLSDADLSHGDFHRASLALANLSSANLSSANLSEVNFSSANLSDANLTNANLTQADLHRASLMLANLSGTTWLNSRVEEARFSKNSGLSEEWKLDLKQRGAIFEG; this is encoded by the coding sequence ATGGCGTTAAAGTTTTGCGATACACCATCAACCCGTCCCAATCCCGTGATAGCGTTTGATACTGAGAGAATCTCTGGACTATCTACTCTCAGATTGGCAATGCAACAACCGCCCTCAACAACACCCTTATCCCAGACACACAACCGCTATCCCGATACTCTCTATCTGGAATTGGCGGCAACTCCAGTACTCTCAGACGGGACTGATATCGAGCAGATTGACCTTTACCTAAGTATTGACTTTCACCAACAGTGGCAACCCATCAACACCGGACGTGTGAAGTTTGGTTTCAAAGGCGGCGAACTCAAAATCCACCTCAAAAATGGCAAAATGCCTAGCGAGTTGCGTCAACTGAGTGGCTGGGTTCAACTTTCCGCCGACGAAACTCCTCAGTCGTCGATTGAGTGTCAGGTATTCTCCCAAGGGGAAGCTGAATCTCCCGTCTGGAAGTGGCAGGGCAAGACGGGGATGTCTGTTTTGCAGGGTTCACTCCCACAAACCAAGCTGGGTACGGTGCAGGTGATGGGTCAGCCTTGGGGTATCGAATCCGTCTTTACCGTATCACCTGGCGATGTTTATTTGACGAGTGTAGAAGGTTTATGGTCTCACACAATTAGCCCGAATCAGCTAGCGGTGTTAGAGAGAAAGCTGGTTTTATTTTTGCTCGAATCCAAACTTCAGCCTTACCTCAGCCGAGTCGTATGGCACTGTGATCAGCACCCTGGACAGTCCAAAAGTGAGCCACCGAATATAGAGGAGCAAACGGTTGGAATTGATACGGGTGAAACCGAAGAATGTCCGGAATTAGCAGACGTAATTCAGCGCGTGATTACCGCAGAAACGGATAATTTTTTGGAATTAGCCAAAATTGCAGGTCTTAATCCCTTGGTCGATTTTTCCGGTGCAAAACTGCTTGGTGTCAACCTCACTGGGGTAGATTTGAGTGGAGCCAATCTTCGGGGAGTCTATCTTCGGGGTGCGGACTTGAGTGATACAGATTTGAGTGGTGCAGATTTGCAGGGAGCGACTTTTGGTGGTGCCGATCTCAGTGGTGCTTATTTAAGTGATGCCGATTTGAGTCATGGTGATTTTCACCGCGCTAGTTTGGCGTTGGCGAATCTCAGTAGTGCCAATCTTAGTAGTGCTAATCTTAGTGAAGTTAACTTTAGCAGTGCCAATTTAAGTGATGCTAACCTGACGAATGCAAATCTCACTCAGGCTGACCTCCATCGGGCTAGTTTGATGTTAGCCAATTTGAGTGGTACAACGTGGTTGAATAGCCGTGTAGAAGAAGCCCGATTTAGCAAAAATTCGGGACTTTCTGAGGAATGGAAGCTGGACTTGAAACAACGGGGGGCTATTTTTGAGGGATAA
- a CDS encoding SRPBCC family protein — translation MSDWLEHSVQVEVDVPIELSWNLWSDLEQMPRWMKWIDSVHVLEDNPELSRWKLATGGLEFSWLSRILKLEPNQIIQWESVDGLPNRGAIRFYDRHGSSIVKLSVAYAIPGFLGQLMDNLFLGRVVESTIQADLERFREYALNLKTE, via the coding sequence ATGTCCGATTGGCTAGAACACAGTGTACAGGTTGAGGTTGACGTTCCCATTGAATTGTCCTGGAACCTCTGGTCTGATTTAGAGCAAATGCCTCGATGGATGAAGTGGATTGACTCCGTCCATGTCCTGGAAGACAATCCTGAGTTATCTCGATGGAAGCTGGCAACTGGGGGATTGGAATTTAGCTGGCTTTCCCGAATTCTGAAATTGGAGCCAAACCAGATTATTCAGTGGGAGTCTGTGGATGGCTTGCCCAATCGAGGAGCGATTCGCTTCTATGATCGGCACGGTAGCAGTATTGTCAAGCTGAGTGTGGCTTATGCTATTCCCGGCTTCTTGGGTCAGTTGATGGATAATCTGTTTTTAGGTCGTGTTGTGGAGTCTACAATTCAGGCTGACTTGGAACGTTTTCGAGAATATGCCCTCAACCTTAAGACCGAATAA
- a CDS encoding helix-turn-helix transcriptional regulator, translated as MPTLKQVRDRLGMTQEEFAKVLGISRGTVISYESGKHRKLQLSMAQMKKLFELMKQAGLPIEELPEDIE; from the coding sequence GTGCCAACTTTAAAACAAGTTCGCGATCGCCTGGGGATGACTCAGGAAGAGTTTGCGAAAGTGCTGGGTATATCGCGTGGAACAGTCATCAGCTATGAGAGTGGCAAACACCGAAAGCTCCAGCTCTCTATGGCTCAAATGAAAAAGCTATTCGAGCTGATGAAACAGGCAGGACTTCCCATCGAAGAGTTACCAGAAGACATCGAGTGA
- the psaX gene encoding photosystem I protein PsaX, which translates to MAADTKKYDAPVAKSGGKFPYPFRAGWALLLLAINFLVAAFYFHIIE; encoded by the coding sequence ATGGCTGCTGACACCAAAAAATATGATGCCCCCGTTGCCAAGTCTGGCGGTAAGTTTCCTTACCCTTTTCGCGCAGGATGGGCTTTGTTACTTTTAGCGATCAACTTCTTGGTTGCTGCCTTTTATTTCCACATCATTGAATAG
- a CDS encoding CHAT domain-containing protein — MHYRLKSLSLATATLLLSLFTPLLPLTLKFEPLVVQGQTLEQQEPGAEKWYLEAYQRLLTGEYLAALEKLQQDLVTFRKNSDRAREGAVLTCIGIVYSNIGQYTQALEYSQKALAILREVGKLPNGDRATARTWEGRTVYSIGLVYGSIGEYTQALEYSQQALAINREARDRLWEGRTLNSLGGTYYYLGQYPKALDCYQQALAIFKEVGNRSDEGRIFNNFGLVYRNLGEYSKALEFFQQALAIHKQIGDKAAEGTSIRNLGLVYRNLGQYPKALEFFEQALAIHKQIGNKGMEGTTLSNIGAVYWDLGQYPEALEFFQQALAIRTEIGDKAGEGETLNNIGAVYDKQEKYAKALDFYQQALAISRAIGDKPGEGGTFNNIGAVYDKLEQYPKALEFFQQALAIAKEINDKVGQGTILNNIGFLLDAQNQSELAIVFFKQSVNVTEGIRKDLRVLPKEQQQSFTETVAGTYRRLADLLLQQDRVLEAQRVLDLLKVQELEDYLRNVRGNNNTAQGLPNLLPEQQTWESYQAILNKAVEIGKELTQLRQLKKQNGTLTPTQEQRIAQLLKAQETIREEFNNFTRSPEVIALVTQKSPETLSQDLLLQMGNFNALQDNLKNLQQNAVLLYPLILDDRIELILTTPDSPPIRRTVQVPKKQLNQTIAAFRSALLDRTSDAKPPAQQLYNWLIKPLEAELKAADAQTIIYAPDAQLRYIPLAALYDGQQWLVQRYRINNITAASLTDLNTKPQRKMQVLAGAFATGRYSFKVGEQSFDFAGLPFAGTEVENLANTVPTTTKLIDKAFTPEVTVPKMDDYTVVHLATHAAFVVGTPDDSFILFGNGERITLRDIQKWSLKNVDLVVLSACETGLGGKLGNGEEILGLGYQMQRAGARAAIASLWTVDDGGTQALMDSFYAALESKQVGQDSQPTKAEALRQAQIALITGDYKALGQQRGLGVQQRIQSSLSPKVTTNLSHPYYWAPFILIGNGL; from the coding sequence ATGCACTACCGCCTCAAATCTCTCAGCCTTGCCACTGCTACTCTACTGCTTTCGCTCTTCACTCCCCTTTTACCGCTTACCTTGAAGTTTGAGCCTCTGGTAGTTCAGGGGCAAACGCTGGAACAGCAAGAACCTGGGGCAGAGAAGTGGTATTTAGAAGCTTACCAGCGATTGCTCACAGGTGAGTATTTAGCCGCATTGGAAAAACTTCAGCAGGATTTAGTTACGTTCAGAAAAAACAGTGATCGGGCTAGGGAAGGCGCTGTCCTCACCTGTATTGGGATAGTTTACAGCAACATTGGACAGTACACCCAAGCTCTAGAGTACTCTCAGAAAGCTTTAGCTATTCTTAGAGAAGTTGGGAAGTTGCCTAACGGCGACCGAGCCACTGCACGCACCTGGGAAGGGAGAACCGTCTACAGTATTGGGTTAGTTTATGGATCGATTGGAGAATATACCCAAGCTTTGGAGTACTCACAGCAAGCTTTAGCGATTAATAGAGAAGCTAGAGATCGCCTCTGGGAAGGGAGAACCCTCAATAGCCTTGGAGGAACGTACTACTACCTGGGACAGTACCCCAAAGCTTTGGATTGCTATCAACAAGCTTTAGCTATTTTCAAAGAAGTTGGCAATCGCTCTGATGAAGGAAGAATTTTCAACAATTTTGGGTTAGTTTACCGCAACCTCGGAGAGTATTCCAAAGCTTTGGAGTTTTTTCAGCAAGCCTTAGCCATTCACAAACAAATTGGCGACAAGGCAGCGGAAGGAACCAGTATCAGAAATCTTGGGCTAGTTTACCGCAACCTGGGACAATATCCCAAAGCCTTGGAGTTCTTTGAGCAAGCCTTAGCCATTCACAAACAAATTGGCAATAAAGGGATGGAAGGGACGACCCTTAGCAATATAGGGGCAGTTTATTGGGATCTGGGACAGTACCCCGAAGCCTTGGAGTTTTTTCAGCAAGCCTTAGCAATTCGCACTGAAATTGGTGACAAGGCAGGAGAAGGGGAAACCCTCAACAACATAGGGGCAGTTTACGACAAACAGGAAAAGTATGCCAAAGCTTTGGATTTTTATCAACAAGCTTTAGCGATTTCTAGAGCAATTGGCGACAAGCCAGGAGAAGGGGGAACTTTCAACAACATAGGGGCAGTTTACGACAAACTAGAACAGTACCCCAAAGCCTTAGAGTTCTTTCAGCAAGCTTTAGCGATTGCTAAAGAAATTAACGACAAGGTGGGGCAAGGAACAATCCTGAACAATATAGGTTTTCTCCTAGATGCACAAAACCAGTCAGAGTTAGCGATTGTATTCTTCAAGCAATCGGTCAATGTCACAGAGGGAATTCGCAAAGATTTACGGGTACTGCCAAAAGAGCAACAGCAGTCATTCACCGAAACCGTTGCAGGCACCTATCGCCGTCTAGCCGACCTCCTCCTGCAACAAGACCGAGTCCTCGAGGCGCAACGAGTCCTCGACCTCCTCAAAGTCCAAGAACTTGAAGATTACCTCCGCAACGTGCGCGGCAATAACAATACTGCTCAAGGATTGCCGAATCTCCTACCCGAACAACAGACATGGGAGAGTTATCAGGCAATTCTCAACAAAGCTGTTGAAATTGGCAAAGAACTCACCCAACTGCGACAGCTTAAAAAACAAAATGGCACTCTTACCCCTACTCAAGAACAGCGTATCGCCCAACTGCTGAAAGCCCAAGAAACGATTAGAGAAGAATTTAACAACTTCACCAGAAGTCCAGAAGTAATAGCATTGGTGACACAAAAAAGTCCCGAAACCCTTTCTCAGGATTTGCTGCTGCAAATGGGAAACTTCAACGCCTTACAAGATAACCTCAAGAATCTGCAACAAAATGCCGTCCTCCTCTACCCCTTAATTCTGGACGATCGCATCGAACTCATCCTCACCACCCCCGATTCTCCCCCCATTCGGCGCACTGTCCAAGTTCCCAAGAAACAACTCAACCAGACAATTGCCGCCTTTCGCAGCGCATTACTCGATCGCACATCCGATGCCAAGCCCCCCGCACAACAACTCTACAACTGGCTGATTAAACCCCTAGAAGCAGAACTCAAAGCCGCAGACGCCCAAACGATTATCTACGCACCCGACGCTCAACTGCGTTACATCCCCTTAGCCGCGTTGTACGACGGGCAACAATGGTTAGTGCAACGCTACCGCATCAATAATATTACCGCCGCTTCCCTCACCGATCTCAACACCAAACCCCAACGCAAAATGCAAGTCTTAGCAGGTGCCTTTGCCACCGGACGCTACAGCTTCAAGGTTGGTGAACAATCTTTTGACTTTGCCGGGTTGCCTTTTGCGGGAACTGAGGTGGAGAATTTAGCCAACACCGTTCCTACTACAACCAAACTCATCGATAAAGCCTTCACCCCCGAAGTCACCGTTCCCAAAATGGACGACTACACTGTCGTGCATCTCGCTACTCATGCCGCCTTTGTCGTGGGGACACCGGACGATTCCTTTATTCTGTTTGGTAATGGAGAACGCATCACCCTGCGAGACATCCAAAAGTGGAGCCTCAAAAACGTTGATTTAGTCGTGCTTTCTGCCTGTGAAACTGGATTAGGTGGAAAACTGGGGAACGGGGAAGAGATTCTCGGCTTAGGCTACCAGATGCAGAGGGCAGGGGCAAGAGCGGCGATCGCATCCTTATGGACAGTTGATGATGGCGGTACTCAAGCGTTGATGGATAGCTTCTATGCCGCGTTGGAATCGAAGCAAGTCGGGCAAGATAGCCAACCCACCAAAGCTGAAGCCTTGCGCCAAGCTCAAATTGCCCTAATTACGGGGGATTATAAGGCATTAGGTCAACAGCGAGGGCTGGGAGTGCAGCAACGAATTCAGAGTAGTTTATCGCCAAAGGTGACTACCAATTTGAGTCATCCTTATTATTGGGCACCGTTTATTTTAATTGGCAATGGCTTGTAA
- a CDS encoding response regulator: protein MANQKILVIDDSKVIRTRVREMLPSGNIEVLEAKDGLEGLNLIRQEHPNLIMLDFLLPKMSGWEVFQHIQSTSELQTIPLVLMSGRKEEVTEKIQEPFEYFAFVEKPFEKKQLVDAIKEAMGKAKKPRPEMQSSAAAASTATASPSSASSSEIEELNAKVAKMQAEIDGLKKQLTQIMTFIKQKLK from the coding sequence GTGGCAAATCAGAAAATCCTGGTAATTGACGACAGCAAAGTCATCCGGACGCGGGTCAGAGAAATGTTACCGTCGGGTAATATTGAAGTTTTGGAAGCGAAGGATGGTTTAGAGGGACTGAATTTAATTCGCCAGGAACATCCTAACCTCATTATGTTAGATTTCCTCCTCCCTAAAATGAGTGGTTGGGAAGTGTTTCAGCATATTCAAAGTACCAGCGAACTCCAGACAATTCCTTTGGTATTAATGTCAGGTCGTAAGGAAGAAGTCACGGAAAAAATCCAAGAACCCTTTGAGTATTTTGCTTTTGTTGAAAAGCCGTTTGAGAAGAAACAGTTAGTTGATGCTATCAAGGAAGCCATGGGTAAGGCGAAAAAACCTCGCCCAGAGATGCAGTCGTCTGCGGCAGCCGCCAGTACAGCAACGGCTAGTCCATCTTCGGCTTCATCCAGCGAGATTGAGGAACTTAATGCCAAAGTTGCCAAAATGCAAGCTGAAATTGATGGATTGAAGAAACAGTTAACTCAAATTATGACCTTCATCAAACAAAAGTTAAAGTAG
- the lipA gene encoding lipoyl synthase, with amino-acid sequence MDLLTTTDPSVTTRPDRNQWRQELDALPPWLRRPIGKASEISTVQRIIKQRNIHTICEEGRCPNRGECYSQKTATFLLMGPTCTRSCAFCQVDKGHSPMPLDPKEPQKVAEAVNLLGLRYVVLTSVARDDLPDQGAGWFVATMHTIRQLNPDTEIEVLTADFWGGRGENDQIPAELQRQRVARVVEAYPACYNHNIETVRRLQGRVRRGAQYERSLDVLRIVKSLNPTIPTKSGLMLGHGETQAEVIEALVDLRNAGCDRLTLGQYMRPSLQHLPVQKYWTPEEFDQLGAIAQDLGFAHIRSGPLVRSSYHASESV; translated from the coding sequence ATGGATTTGCTCACCACAACTGACCCATCTGTGACAACACGGCCTGATCGCAACCAATGGCGACAAGAACTGGACGCGCTGCCCCCTTGGTTGCGTCGCCCCATTGGTAAAGCCAGCGAAATCTCAACCGTACAGCGCATCATTAAGCAACGTAACATCCATACGATTTGTGAAGAGGGGCGCTGTCCTAACCGAGGCGAGTGCTATTCCCAAAAAACGGCAACATTTTTGTTAATGGGGCCAACTTGCACCCGTTCCTGTGCCTTCTGTCAGGTGGACAAGGGACACTCTCCCATGCCTCTTGACCCCAAGGAACCTCAAAAGGTCGCTGAGGCGGTAAATTTATTGGGTTTGCGGTATGTCGTGCTAACTTCAGTAGCGCGAGACGATTTGCCAGATCAAGGTGCAGGCTGGTTTGTTGCCACAATGCACACAATTCGTCAACTCAATCCAGATACAGAGATTGAGGTGCTAACTGCCGATTTTTGGGGTGGTAGAGGTGAAAATGACCAGATTCCAGCCGAGCTACAACGCCAAAGAGTAGCTAGAGTAGTGGAAGCTTATCCAGCTTGTTATAACCACAATATTGAAACCGTGCGGCGCTTACAGGGGCGGGTGCGTCGGGGGGCTCAATATGAGCGATCACTCGATGTTCTCCGCATCGTCAAATCCCTGAACCCCACAATCCCCACCAAGTCAGGTTTGATGCTGGGACATGGTGAAACCCAAGCGGAGGTGATTGAGGCGCTAGTGGACTTGCGGAACGCAGGATGCGATCGCCTCACCCTAGGCCAATATATGCGCCCCTCCCTGCAACACCTGCCTGTACAAAAATATTGGACACCCGAAGAATTTGACCAGTTAGGTGCGATCGCACAAGACTTAGGGTTTGCCCATATCCGTTCTGGCCCCCTTGTCCGCAGTTCTTACCACGCGAGTGAGAGTGTTTAA
- the recR gene encoding recombination mediator RecR, with protein sequence MGDKTTVYTRPLARLIEQLQRLPGVGPKTAQRLALHILKRSEEEVQALAQALVEAKKQVGLCQVCFHLSAEPTCEICRNANRDNTTICVVADSRDVIALEKTREYKGKYHVLGGVISPMDGIGPDQLHIQQLVRRVSQRGIKEVILAISPSVEGETTTLYVGHLLKPFTKVTRIAFGLPVGGDLEYADEVTLARALEGRRELD encoded by the coding sequence CTGGGAGACAAGACAACGGTTTACACACGTCCTTTAGCTCGTCTGATCGAGCAACTCCAACGCTTGCCCGGAGTTGGGCCGAAAACGGCTCAACGGCTGGCTTTACATATCCTCAAGCGCTCAGAGGAAGAAGTACAGGCATTGGCTCAAGCCTTAGTTGAGGCGAAAAAACAAGTCGGCTTATGCCAGGTATGCTTTCACCTCTCCGCTGAACCCACCTGCGAAATCTGCCGCAACGCCAACCGGGACAACACCACTATCTGTGTCGTTGCTGACTCCCGCGATGTGATTGCCCTGGAAAAAACGCGGGAATATAAAGGTAAATATCACGTCCTCGGTGGCGTCATCTCACCCATGGATGGAATTGGTCCCGATCAATTGCATATTCAGCAATTGGTGCGGCGAGTCAGCCAGAGGGGTATCAAAGAGGTGATTTTAGCCATTAGTCCGAGCGTGGAAGGTGAGACAACCACGCTCTATGTTGGTCACCTCCTGAAGCCGTTTACTAAGGTCACTCGGATTGCTTTTGGTCTACCTGTAGGCGGCGATTTAGAGTATGCTGACGAGGTCACGTTAGCACGAGCCTTAGAAGGACGACGTGAACTCGATTAG
- the zds gene encoding 9,9'-di-cis-zeta-carotene desaturase, which yields MRVAIVGAGLAGMATAVELVDAGHEVELFESRPFVGGKVGSWVDADGNHVEMGLHVFFGCYYQLFDLMKKVGAIDNLRLKEHTHVFVNKGGRTGALDFRFITGAPFNGLKAFFTTSQLSLQDKLQNSLALGTSPIVRGLVDFDGAMKTIRDLDKISFADWFRKHGGNDGSLKRMWNPIAYALGFIDTENISARCMLTIFQFFAAKTEASVLRMLEGSPDEYLHQPIVKYIEARGGKIHTRRRVREILFTEVDGQTKVTGLVVAKGETEETILADAYVCATDVPGVQRVLPEAWRKWSEFDNIYKLDTIPVATVQLRFDGWVTELHDAEKRKQLTEAAGIDNLLYTPDADFSCFADLALTSPGNYYKQGEGSLLQLVLTPGDPFIRQNNEAIAQHVLKQVHELFPSSRELNMTWYSVVKLAQSLYREAPGMDPYRPPQKTPINNFFLAGSYTQQDYIDSMEGATLSGRQAAKAILENAKELVERTPVTTV from the coding sequence ATGCGCGTTGCAATTGTTGGGGCGGGACTAGCCGGGATGGCGACGGCAGTTGAGTTAGTCGATGCCGGACATGAAGTCGAACTTTTTGAATCCCGTCCTTTTGTGGGAGGAAAAGTGGGCAGTTGGGTAGATGCCGATGGCAACCATGTCGAGATGGGGTTGCATGTCTTTTTCGGCTGCTACTACCAGTTATTTGACTTGATGAAGAAGGTAGGGGCAATTGACAACCTACGCCTCAAGGAACATACCCATGTCTTTGTGAACAAAGGGGGACGCACGGGGGCGTTAGATTTTCGTTTCATCACGGGTGCGCCCTTCAATGGACTCAAAGCCTTTTTCACCACCTCCCAGCTATCTCTACAGGATAAGCTGCAAAACTCCCTAGCACTGGGTACCAGTCCCATCGTTCGCGGCTTGGTGGACTTCGACGGTGCGATGAAAACCATTCGCGATTTAGATAAAATCAGCTTTGCCGACTGGTTTCGCAAACATGGTGGCAATGATGGCAGTTTAAAGCGGATGTGGAACCCGATCGCCTACGCCTTGGGTTTCATTGATACCGAGAATATTTCTGCTCGGTGTATGTTGACAATTTTCCAATTTTTTGCAGCAAAAACAGAAGCTTCGGTGCTGCGAATGCTGGAAGGTTCTCCCGATGAGTATCTGCATCAGCCGATTGTGAAGTACATCGAGGCGCGAGGCGGGAAAATCCACACCAGGCGTCGAGTGCGGGAAATTTTGTTTACCGAGGTGGATGGGCAAACCAAAGTTACTGGGTTAGTGGTGGCTAAAGGCGAAACCGAAGAAACCATCCTGGCTGATGCCTACGTCTGCGCCACAGATGTCCCCGGTGTGCAGCGCGTGCTCCCTGAAGCTTGGCGTAAGTGGTCGGAGTTTGACAATATCTACAAGCTGGATACCATCCCCGTGGCTACCGTACAACTGAGGTTCGACGGTTGGGTAACCGAGTTACACGATGCCGAGAAGCGCAAACAGCTCACAGAAGCCGCAGGAATTGATAATCTGCTCTATACCCCTGATGCTGACTTCTCCTGCTTTGCTGACTTAGCCTTAACCAGTCCTGGGAATTATTACAAACAGGGTGAGGGTTCACTGTTGCAATTGGTGCTTACTCCAGGAGACCCCTTTATCCGGCAAAATAATGAAGCGATCGCACAACACGTCCTCAAGCAAGTCCATGAACTCTTCCCCTCCTCGCGAGAACTGAACATGACTTGGTACAGCGTCGTCAAGCTGGCTCAGTCTCTCTACCGTGAAGCGCCTGGGATGGACCCCTATCGCCCCCCGCAAAAAACACCCATTAACAATTTTTTCCTTGCCGGAAGTTATACCCAACAAGACTACATCGATAGTATGGAAGGAGCCACGTTATCGGGGCGTCAGGCGGCAAAAGCCATTCTGGAAAATGCCAAAGAACTGGTAGAGCGCACCCCTGTAACAACGGTTTGA
- a CDS encoding endonuclease domain-containing protein: MPNKKHLIVTEFHLPYNPKLVEKAKAMRKNMTAAERKLWYGYLKYFPFRVLRQKPIDNFIVDFYCASLKLVIEVDGESHFTSEGKDYDRERTQVLEGYGLKVVRFSNDEVLKEWEGVCQCIEKMIPPSPP; encoded by the coding sequence ATGCCGAACAAAAAACATTTAATTGTGACTGAATTCCACCTTCCCTACAACCCAAAACTTGTAGAGAAGGCAAAGGCAATGCGTAAGAACATGACGGCAGCCGAGAGAAAACTTTGGTATGGCTATCTAAAATATTTCCCGTTTCGAGTTCTCAGGCAAAAGCCTATTGATAACTTTATTGTTGATTTTTACTGCGCCAGCTTGAAGTTAGTGATAGAAGTTGATGGAGAGAGTCACTTTACGAGTGAGGGCAAAGATTACGACAGGGAAAGAACGCAAGTTTTAGAAGGCTATGGGTTGAAGGTGGTGAGGTTTAGTAATGATGAAGTGTTGAAGGAGTGGGAAGGAGTGTGTCAGTGTATTGAGAAGATGATCCCCCCCAGCCCCCCTTAA